Proteins from a genomic interval of Heterodontus francisci isolate sHetFra1 chromosome 31, sHetFra1.hap1, whole genome shotgun sequence:
- the eloa gene encoding elongin-A has translation MAADGLQEQVLKLQSRLSEAQEPKKLLKTLKRLNELPVTVDILADTGIGKTVNGFRKHDVVGECAKNLVSKWKKLVPQEVERSTNALEEREFGYNKGVSKKRHRDLSPEEDCRQTFQAPHSKSNEPNYEYIHEKKRRSLESEKSFRSDSHGYQSSKSNFKEERWTKSPPVEDYDEEIDYSEEDVEQPVQPVKSFHKAHRDHHSSRVEVSTGRDKEHKSSYKEKQQSITKDEEKYKFSSLQMQDKMNKSSSKEQNHRDQEGFASISSSHKKPRLQPDETLDDRKYKHRDSDKRKSDHEEQRSTLDKPKEKPTSSKQKEQPDSKKSKSNEKIQSVSFHKDSSKPAVVDDFEEPTMSFESYLSYDQPQKKKKKVNKPVEKVKETHPDKPKGSDKSMSKSGSRSSNSSYREQNAEEKKKSKRHIDHMPSVKPRKMMIDVVPVLPDIPLPLIQPNYRPLPSVDMTPLSPPKRKVVSVLSEEDLGFTGRRFNSKMQVYSGSKTAYLPKMMSLYEQCIRVLQNNVDSIHEVGGVPFEILEPVLERCTPDQLYRIEDCNPTFVEETDHLWLRHCKRDFKNQDRQEFESWREMYLRLHDEREEKLRAITQSISSAHASKPKGRQAKLAFVNTEVKPPRDVRRRQEKHGTGVSISAPPRIKMHSQAGNSGSRGGNQSFDGPSTSHGSTSSSLMPPVSGGGIHESKKPQVKKIAPMMAKTIKFFKNRFSRR, from the exons CTCTTGAAGACCTTGAAGCGTTTGAATGAACTTCCTGTCACTGTGGATATTTTAGCG GATACAGGAATAGGGAAAACTGTGAATGGATTCAGGAAGCATGATGTGGTTGGAGAGTGTGCTAAGAACCTAGTCTCAAAGTGGAAGAAACTGGTACCTCAGGAAGTAGAACG ATCCACCAATGCACTAGAAGAACGGGAGTTTGGTTATAATAAAGGGGTCTCTAAAAAGAGACACAGGGACCTTTCTCCAGAAGAAGACTGTAGACAGACATTCCAGGCCCCTCATAGCAAATCCAATGAACCAAACTATGAATATATTCATGAGAAAAAGAGACGCTCACTGGAGAGTGAGAAATCTTTCAGATCTGACAGCCATGGCTACCAGTCTTCAAAATCCAACTTTAAAGAGGAGAGATGGACTAAATCTCCTCCTGTGGAAGATTATGATGAAGAGATTGACTATTCTGAAGAAGATGTTGAGCAACCTGTGCAGCCAGTGAAAAGTTTCCATAAAGCTCATCGGGACCATCACAGCTCACGAGTAGAAGTGAGCACAGGCCGTGACAAGGAACATAAGTCTTCATATAAGGAAAAGCAGCAATCAATTACAAAAGATGAAGAAAAATATAAATTTTCCTCTCTTCAAATGCAAGATAAAATGAACAAATCTTCCTCAAAGGAACAGAATCATAGGGACCAGGAAGGATTTGCATCAATAAGTTCCAGTCATAAGAAACCTCGCCTGCAACCTGACGAGACTTTAGATGACAGAAAATATAAGCATAGAGACTCAGACAAGCGGAAATCTGATCATGAAGAGCAGAGAAGTACATTGGACAAACCCAAAGAGAAACCCACATCAAGTAAACAGAAAGAACAGCCAGACTCAAAAAAATCAAAATCTAATGAAAAAATTCAGTCTGTTTCTTTCCATAAGGACTCCTCTAAACCAGCAGTGGTTGATGATTTTGAAGAACCAACAATGTCATTTGAGTCTTATCTTAGCTATGACCAGCcacagaaaaaaaagaaaaaggtgAACAAACCTGTTGAGAAGGTTAAAGAAACTCATCCAGATAAACCTAAAGGGTCAGATAAGTCTATGTCCAAATCAGGTTCTAGGAGTTCAAATTCTTCCTATAGAGAACAGAATGCTGAAGAAAAGAAGAAATCCAAACGACACATTGACCATATGCCTAGTGTTAAACCCAGAAAG ATGATGATTGATGTGGTACCTGTGCTACCAGATATCCCATTGCCACTTATCCAGCCCAACTACAGACCTCTTCCTTCTGTGGATATGACTCCATTATCACCGCCAAAAAGGAAAG TTGTATCTGTCCTGTCTGAGGAAGATCTGGGGTTTACTGGTCGGCGATTTAACTCCAAGATGCAGGTTTATTCTGGATCAAAGACTGCCTACCTCCCAAAAATGATGTCACTATATGAACAGTGTATTCGAGTTCTGCAAAACAATGTGGATT CTATTCATGAAGTTGGAGGAGTGCCATTTGAAATCTTAGAACCTGTGCTGGAGCGGTGTACCCCAGACCAGCTGTATCGGATTGAGGACTGCAATCCG ACTTTTGTTGAAGAAACCGATCATCTGTGGCTGAGACACTGTAAGAGAGACTTTAAAAACCAGGACCGACAGGAATTTGAGTCATGGCGTGAAATGTATCTACGTCTTCATGATGAACGAGAGGAGAAACTGCGAGCTATAACGCAAAGCATTAGTTCGGCTCATGCCAGCAAACCAAAGG GCCGTCAGGCAAAGCTGGCCTTCGTAAACACTGAGGTAAAGCCACCCAGAGATGTAAGGCGCAGACAGGAGAAGCATGGAACTGGAGTATCTATTTCAGCACCTCCAAG GATAAAGATGCATAGTCAAGCAGGAAACAGTGGCAGTCGGGGAGGAAATCAGTCCTTTGATGGTCCTAGCACTAGCCATGGCTCTACATCATCAAGTCTGATGCCCCCTGTTAGTGGAGGGGGAATCCATGAATCCAAAAAACCCCAAGTCAAAA AAATTGCACCAATGATGGCAAAAACAATAAAATTTTTCAAGAACCGTTTTAGTCGAAGATAA